In the genome of Labrus mixtus chromosome 21, fLabMix1.1, whole genome shotgun sequence, one region contains:
- the med1 gene encoding mediator of RNA polymerase II transcription subunit 1, with translation MAAGPGVSMQSGSPARELSLSVQQGGTQSHGDRLKPEEITEAEKQSRMATLLERLHAKHNASRPWQETSKVVRQAMEKRGVMNAAGHQLLLTCLETLQRALKVSSLPSMTDRLESIARQNMLGSHLSTSGTECYITSDMFYVEVQLDTIGQLVDVKVAHQGENPTSCPELIQHLREKNFEEFSKHLKGLVELYKLPGDNKLKTKMYIALQSLELDLTKMMHMFRLATSANSVETILHGSVGLLTARSGGHLVTLQCYVSPYDIFEEGMDTQLNLTDNNIPRSLGVSVSVTIEGTSAVYKLPIAPLITGSHPLDNKGTPSFSTVTNSNCVDLPACFFLKMNRPMPFSLSFIQRMGNATSIPVFESSPSLSPLYQLIVQSQRQLLEEGSSTPLLPQNMHFYSVLPDQQHCYFLNGDAPVQDGHSLQGTLVSKIPFRHPAQVPTLLDIIRHQAAYNNLIGSCVKRTSIKEDSAGLLQFEVCPLTDSSFSVSFQHPVNESLVCVVMEVIDSRQVSCKLYKGLSDALICTDEFITKVVQRCMSIPVTMRAIRRKAETIQADTPALSLIAQTVEIMVKNNLPPSGSPTYNMATGEGANPMGLPGLTGGNTPTGGGPPGGPNFAGPIASIFGISRTERQSQGGECPTQGGVVSQQQLQQQQAGQGNTDDYNKVTQNPILTSLLQITGSVGSSPSSQNAPPPHQTPPPTSSPASNTKNHPMLMNLLKDNPTQDFAALYSSSPLERQNSSSGSPRTESMSAGGTCPAGTTKGKKKRPRGTEKGGVLPGTAAGAGGGAGLGKQASSMPLHHQHHQVTHEDDFHRELLSMDVDASQNSIFDVNLAGDGLDTPHSITPAPSQCGTPPSGPGMPYSQSHVQSQQQHSQNTVPPRMVRLSSSDSIGPDITEILSDLPEQTGKGSHGQHPMGSGGDDGGPLGTPIRDSSSSGQGSAVFDSADIFNTNSNENPFPDPADLIAEAAATAATPTSDSSSTNFFPDAADFNPDLLTSGQGFSQNYFDDSSPSADGDMDLVKSFGGSSQQNTPSGTPQNPTPHGQSTPEPSLKDPFDMGIVFGGNSGGGKPLLGQAPDLGDAHGGGSQSPLIMGLADFKSTEPKIKQQQGLMRPKDENGGSGGSSSGMGVGSSSTEGKQVKRSRTPSSEGKSKEKPPKRKKLDPDGKSPSHSSGGRPYTPPSGGSGSGGSISGGGSKSPGSSGRSQTPPGGATPPIPKITIQIAKGTITGGKTSSHSGYTSSSSASSSTGGAGGTSSSKSHHSHSSSSGKIKSKEGSTTQGGSSKPGSAGIGGGPSQSKGSSQGMGVGKPGSSPITKHGLSGPGVSGGGIGSNKMKPQGGKPPGSLMNPNIKPNISPSHSRSGSSGDKLSSPMKMQQSQVPGTPPSSKAKSPMGSGGGSSGGSKSSSGGGMSSQKPMGGSSSSGSTSSSSSSSSSSSSGSMNFSGGSQSQYGGGGGGGGGPGGGSGGSGGGSGGGGGGSQNNANNPNAKGKSPSRNKKPSLTAVIDKLKSVGGGGVGEDGCEGGPPVGGSGSGSAPGGVGPGNVPSSGPSNMGQSKHASSSQSGEYKREKSDKETKAKVSVSGGNSGDKKMMDSKTGGVSATGLAKIIISKPDGGSPSIKAKVTLQKGGEGSGDSMRPQISSLKASPLFSGSTPKHDRSSPSHSRSPGYTPLNHDSESESGSSSVAEKSHQNSPSSDDDQAIRPLPPQDYMSSIPLSSGEKHKKHKKEKKKAKERERERDRDRERDREKEKKKSSMSIGQSSHQIKADSWSRSPISASDSSLSMLGSERPSRPSPMYMRNEDDDLMDSALTGNL, from the exons ATGGCGGCGGGGCCTGGTGTTTCTATGCAGAGCGGTAGCCCTGCGAGAGAACTTAGTCTCTCTGTTCAACAAGGAGGGACTCAGTCACATGGAGATAGACTAAAACCCGAGGAGATTACAG AGGCCGAGAAGCAGAGTCGCATGGCTACTTTGCTGGAGAGGCTTCATGCAAAACACAATGCTTCACGGCCATGGCAGGAGACCTCCAAGGTTGTGCGTCAGGCCATG GAGAAACGTGGTGTTATGAACGCAGCAGGTCACCAGCTATTGCTCACCTGTTTGGAGACCCTGCAGAGAGCGCTGAAAG TCTCATCCTTGCCCTCTATGACAGATCGTCTAGAATCCATCGCCCGGCAAAACAT GCTGGGCTCACACCTCAGTACCTCAGGGACAGAGTGTTACatcacatcagacatgttttatGTGGAGGTGCAGCTGGACACCATTGGGCAGCTAGTGGACGTAAAGGTGGCTCATCAAGGAGAAAACCCCACG AGTTGTCCTGAGCTGATTCAGCATCTAAG GGAGAAGAACTTTGAAGAGTTTTCCAAGCATCTCAAAGGACTGGTAGAACTTTACAAGCTCCCTGGAGACAA TAAGCTAAAAACCAAGATGTACATTGCGCTGCAGTCTTTGGAGCTTGACCTGACCAAGATGATGCACATGTTTAG GCTAGCAACCAGTGCTAACTCAGTGGAGACAATCCTTCATGGCAGTGTGGGCTTGTTAACAGCAAGGAGTGGTGGCCATCTTGTAACTCTTCAGTGTTACGTTTCCCCCTATGACATTTTTGAGGAGGGAATGGACACACAGCTCAACTTAACAGATAACAATA TTCCACGATCTTTGGGTGTGAGTGTTTCGGTGACAATTGAGGGAACCTCTGCGGTGTATAAGCTCCCCATCGCTCCACTCATCACTGGATCCCACCCATTGGACAACAAGGG GACACCTTCCTTTTCTACTGTTACCAACTCCAACTGTGTGGACCTGCCAGCTTGTTTTTTCCTAAAGATGAACCGGCCCATGCCTTTCTCACTGTCCTTTATTCAGAGGATGGGCAATGCTACAT cCATCCCAGTGTTTGAAAGCTCCCCCAGCCTCTCACCTCTCTACCAGTTAATTGTTCAGAGCCAGCGACAGCTTCTGGAGGAGGGCAGCTCCACACCACTGCTACCACAAAATATGCATTTCTATTCT GTGTTGCCTGATCAGCAGCACTGCTACTTTCTGAATGGTGATGCCCCGGTCCAAGACGGTCATTCACTTCAAGGAACACTGGTGTCCAAGATCCCCTTCCGTCACCCAGCACAAGTGCCGACCCTGTTGGATATCATTAGGCACCAAGCAGCTTATAACAACTTGATTGGCAGCTGTGTGAAACGAACTTCCATCAAAGAAG acAGTGCAGGTCTTCTGCAGTTTGAAGTATGTCCTTTGACAGACTCAAGTTTCAGCGTCTCTTTCCAGCATCCAGTTAATGAGTCATTAGTCTGTG TGGTAATGGAGGTGATTGACTCAAGACAGGTATCCTGCAAACTATATAAAGGACTTTCAGATGCTCTGATCTGCACTGATGAATTCATAACCAAAGTGGTCCAGAG ATGCATGTCCATCCCAGTGACCATGCGGGCCATTCGAAGGAAAGCAGAGACCATCCAGGCAGACACTCCGGCCCTCTCACTAATTGCTCAAACAGTGGAAATTATGGTGAAGAATAATCTGCCACCCTCTGGTAGTCCAACCTACAACATGGCTACAGGCGAAGGAGCCAACCCTATGGGACTGCCTGGGCTTACTGGGGGCAACACACCCACTGGAGGAGGACCCCCTGGGGGACCCAATTTTGCAGGTCCAATTGCTTCCATATTTGGAATATCCAGAACTGAAAGGCAAAGCCAAGGAGGAGAGTGTCCAACCCAAGGAGGAGTAGTTAGCCAGCAACAGTTGCAGCAACAACAGGCTGGTCAAGGCAACACAGATGACTACAACAAAGTGACCCAGAATCCAATTCTGACAAGTCTGTTACAGATAACTGGAAGTGTGGGTTCCAGTCCCagctcccagaatgcaccacCACCCCACCAGACGCCACCCCCAACATCCTCCCCTGCCAGCAATACCAAAAATCATCCCATGCTAATGAACTTGTTGAAAGATAACCCCACACAAGATTTTGCAGCACTGTATAGTTCAAGTCCGTTGGAGAGGCAGAATTCTTCATCTGGCTCCCCAAGGACAGAAAGTATGAGTGCTGGAGGTACCTGCCCTGCAGGTacaacaaaaggaaagaaaaagcgTCCAAGGGGGACTGAAAAAGGTGGCGTGTTGCCAGGTACTGCTGCAGGTGCTGGTGGAGGTGCTGGTTTGGGTAAACAGGCATCTTCAATGCCACTACACCACCAGCACCATCAAGTTACACATGAGGACGACTTCCATCGTGAGCTCCTCTCTATGGATGTGGACGCATCTCAGAATTCTATCTTTGATGTTAACCTGGCCGGTGATGGACTAGATACTCCCCATAGTATCACTCCAGCGCCTAGCCAATGTGGAACACCACCCTCTGGCCCCGGCATGCCTTATTCACAGTCTCATGTCCAGTCCCAGCAACAGCATTCACAGAATACCGTACCACCCCGTATGGTCCGTCTCTCTAGCTCTGACAGCATCGGACCTGATATCACAGAAATATTGTCAGATTTGCCAGAGCAAACTGGGAAAGGCAGCCATGGGCAGCACCCCATGGGCAGTGGAGGGGATGATGGAGGCCCACTAGGTACTCCAATCCGTGACTCTTCCAGCTCAGGGCAGGGCAGTGCAGTGTTCGActctgcagacatttttaaTACCAACAGCAATGAGAATCCTTTCCCAGATCCTGCTGACCTGATTGCTGAGGCAGCCGCAACTGCTGCCACTCCTACCAGTGATTCTTCTTCGACTAACTTCTTTCCTGATGCTGCCGATTTCAACCCTGACCTTCTGACCTCAGGCCAGGGCTTCTCCCAGAACTACTTTGACGACAGCTCCCCAAGTGCAGATGGAGACATGGACCTGGTCAAGAGTTTTGGGGGAAGTAGCCAGCAGAATACCCCGTCAGGAACACCTCAGAACCCAACTCCACATGGACAGAGCACCCCAGAGCCCTCACTGAAGGACCCTTTTGATATGGGGATAGTCTTTGGGGGAAACAGTGGTGGTGGTAAACCACTTCTTGGGCAAGCTCCTGATTTAGGAGATGCACATGGTGGAGGTTCTCAGAGCCCACTCATTATGGGTCTTGCTGACTTTAAAAGCACAGAACCCAAGATTAAACAGCAACAGGGACTCATGCGGCCAAAGGATGAGAATGGTGGAAGCGGAGGGAGCAGTTCTGGGATGGGGGTGGGAAGTAGTTCCACAGAGGGCAAACAGGTCAAACGTAGCAGAACTCCATCCAGTGAGGGAAAGTCCAAAGAAAAGCCTCCTAAACGCAAAAAGCTGGACCCTGATGGGAAATCTCCCTCTCATAGCTCAGGGGGGAGACCATATACACCCCCTAGTGGTGGCTCAGGCTCTGGTGGAAGCATTAGTGGAGGTGGCTCCAAGTCTCCGGGTAGTTCAGGACGGTCACAAACACCTCCTGGTGGTGCCACACCTCCCATTCCAAAAATCACTATTCAGATTGCAAAGGGGACCATAACTGGGGGGAAAACATCATCCCATAGTGGGTACACATCAAGCAGCTCAGCCTCAAGCAGCACAGGAGGAGCAGGGGGGACCAGTAGCAGCAAAAGCCATCACTCTCACTCATCTTCCTCTGGGAAGATTAAGTCCAAGGAAGGTTCAACAACACAAGGTGGCAGCTCCAAGCCAGGGAGTGCAGGAATAGGAGGTGGACCTTCTCAGTCTAAAGGCTCGTCCCAGGGAATGGGGGTTGGGAAACCAGGATCATCCCCTATCACAAAACATGGACTGTCGGGGCCTGGAGTTAGTGGAGGTGGAATTGGAAGTAATAAAATGAAGCCACAGGGTGGCAAGCCTCCTGGGTCTCTAATGAATCCAAACATAAAGCCCAACATATCCCCTTCGCACTCCCGTTCTGGTAGCTCTGGAGATAAATTGTCCTCCCCTATGAaaatgcagcagtcacaggTCCCAGGAACCCCTCCTTCCTCAAAGGCTAAATCCCCAATGGGCTCTGGAGGTGGCAGCTCTGGAGGGTCAAAGTCTTCATCTGGTGGAGGTATGAGCTCCCAGAAGCCAATGGGTGGGAGCTCCTCCTCTGGTTCCACatcttcctcatcatcctccagctcctcctcgtcctctggTTCCATGAACTTCTCAGGAGGCTCCCAGTCTCAGTACgggggtggaggtggagggggaggagggccaggaggaggaagtggaggcaGTGGTGGAGGGAGTGGGGGCGGAGGTGGTGGAAGTCAGAACAATGCGAATAACCCCAATGCTAAAGGGAAGTCTCCCAGCCGCAACAAGAAACCCTCTCTCACAGCAGTTATAGACAAACTGAAGAGTGTTGGCGGGGGAGGAGTCGGGGAGGATGGGTGTGAGGGAGGGCCACCAGTAGGTGGATCTGGTTCAGGATCTGCTCCTGGTGGTGTTGGACCTGGAAATGTTCCGAGCAGTGGACCATCAAACATGGGCCAGTCCAAGCATGCGTCATCTTCTCAAAGTGGGGAGTATAAGCGGGAGAAGTCTGATAAAGAGACAAAGGCGAAAGTTTCTGTGTCAGGGGGCAACAGCGGGGATAAAAAGATGATGGACTCTAAAACAGGAGGGGTGAGTGCGACTGGTCTGGCCAAAATTATCATTAGCAAACCCGATGGTGGCTCACCAAGCATAAAGGCCAAAGTGACCCTTcagaaaggaggggaaggatCTGGGGACTCTATGCGACCCCAGATTTCTAGCCTCAAAGCATCCCCCCTCTTTAGCGGCTCAACTCCCAAACATGACCGCTCCTCcccgagccacagccgctctCCAGGATACACCCCACTTAACCACGACAGCGAGAGTGAGTCCGGCAGCAGCTCTGTGGCCGAGAAGTCCCACCAGAACAGCCCAAGTTCAGATGATGACCAGGCCATTCGCCCACTTCCCCCCCAGGACTACATGAGCTCCATTCCACTCAGCTCTGGCGAGAAGCACAAGAAGcacaagaaggagaagaagaaggcaaaAGAAAGGGAGCGGGAGAGGGACAGAGACCGGGAACGggacagggagaaagagaagaagaagtcctCTATGTCCATAGGGCAGTCCTCACATCAGATAAAAGCAGACAGTTGGTCTCGGTCGCCCATATCTGCTTCAGATTCATCTTTGTCCATGCTGGGCTCAGAGCGTCCATCCAGGCCTAGTCCAATGTACATGAGAAATGAAGATGATGACCTCATGGACTCTGCACTAACTGGCAAcctttaa